In one window of Kosmotoga pacifica DNA:
- a CDS encoding ABC transporter permease codes for MKKITEFAKRFFSNKYGTTGFILFLILAFFALFASLIAPYNPNALSSEVLASPSAKHLFGTDHLGRDIFSRILYGTRVSLSVGFVAAGISAVLGIFVGAFSGYYGGITDEIVSKIIDSFLMLPIFFLILIIVAIFGSNLFYIILVIGLTTWPSNAKIMRAQTLSLKERSFVKISKSIGESNLRILFAHIIPNGMYPVVANSALQMGGAILTEAALSFLGLGDPNVISWGKMINEARTYMSFASWTIIFPGVFTVLAVVAFSFIGDGLQYALYPRLSEVESQ; via the coding sequence ATGAAAAAAATTACTGAGTTTGCTAAGAGATTTTTTTCCAATAAATATGGTACAACCGGCTTTATCTTATTTCTTATACTTGCCTTCTTTGCACTGTTTGCTTCTCTAATAGCTCCTTACAATCCCAATGCTTTGTCAAGTGAAGTGTTGGCATCTCCAAGTGCAAAGCATCTTTTCGGTACGGATCATCTGGGAAGAGACATATTTAGTAGAATTCTCTACGGTACCAGGGTGTCGCTTTCAGTTGGATTTGTGGCAGCTGGCATTTCTGCTGTTTTGGGTATTTTTGTCGGAGCTTTTTCGGGTTACTATGGAGGAATTACAGATGAGATAGTTAGTAAAATTATTGATTCCTTTCTGATGCTTCCTATATTCTTCTTGATTTTGATAATAGTTGCAATATTTGGTAGTAACCTTTTTTACATCATACTGGTAATTGGACTGACAACATGGCCATCTAACGCGAAAATCATGAGAGCCCAAACACTTAGCCTTAAAGAGAGATCTTTTGTTAAGATCTCCAAGTCTATTGGAGAAAGTAATCTTCGAATCTTATTTGCCCACATAATTCCTAATGGTATGTATCCAGTTGTTGCCAATAGTGCATTACAAATGGGAGGAGCGATATTAACAGAAGCGGCACTGAGCTTTTTGGGACTTGGTGATCCCAATGTTATAAGCTGGGGAAAAATGATAAACGAAGCTAGAACTTACATGTCATTTGCCTCGTGGACTATAATTTTTCCCGGTGTTTTCACTGTCTTAGCTGTCGTAGCGTTCTCT